Below is a window of Bernardetia sp. DNA.
TATTCGTTGGAATCTTACTGATTTACCTTTTATATAGAAATACCGACACAGAGAAAATGCTAAATACACTATTAAATGCTGATTATCGGTTTGTGTTTTTATCTATGCTACTAGGTTGTTTAGCGCATTGGAGCAGAGGTGTAAGATGGGTAATAGCACTTCGTCCTTTAGGATACAAAATTCAGAAAAGAAGAGCTTTTGTAGCTGTTATGACAGGATATTTGATGAATACGGCTGTTCCTCGTGCTGGTGAAGTTGCTCGTTGTATGTTTTTAAAACGTACTGATAAATTACCTATTGCTACTTCTTTAGGCTCTGTTATTGGCGAAAGAGCCTTAGACTTTATACTCTTGGTAAGCATAACAACAACAACTTTTTTTGTAGAATGGGAGATTATAAAAGGCTTTTTAGATAAGTATGCCGATTTTGGAATCTATGAAAGAGCTTTCTATGATAACTTGTGGTTGATATGGGTTTTGATTTTTGTAGTGGCTATTTCTTTAGTATTTATGTATTTTTATAGAGAACAGATACTTAAAAATAACTTTGTTATAAAAATCCGACTATTTTTAGCAGGAATTTGGCAAGGGGTTTCATCAATAACAAAGCTAAATAGAAAACAACAGTTAT
It encodes the following:
- a CDS encoding lysylphosphatidylglycerol synthase transmembrane domain-containing protein, with protein sequence MNSTLKKTLQIGVSLFVGILLIYLLYRNTDTEKMLNTLLNADYRFVFLSMLLGCLAHWSRGVRWVIALRPLGYKIQKRRAFVAVMTGYLMNTAVPRAGEVARCMFLKRTDKLPIATSLGSVIGERALDFILLVSITTTTFFVEWEIIKGFLDKYADFGIYERAFYDNLWLIWVLIFVVAISLVFMYFYREQILKNNFVIKIRLFLAGIWQGVSSITKLNRKQQLFYIIHTLIIWACYHLMIYVLFFSIEETSNLTVMAGFTAMVMAGVGMVIPIPGGTGSFHVFVMYTLIAYGIEEQPAKTFAAFAHGAQTLMILVIGGVSMATGLYLWARNPNAKNTEEQKHSF